A region from the Triticum aestivum cultivar Chinese Spring chromosome 3D, IWGSC CS RefSeq v2.1, whole genome shotgun sequence genome encodes:
- the LOC123075991 gene encoding guanine nucleotide-binding protein alpha-1 subunit-like — protein sequence MATPQRLLRSPEPSTTCSPTTTPSSAPTSLHRCAPHHHANDTEVKRAVCLSVHTPWRDKIGGEVYRLYDVGGQRSERRKWIHLFEGVNVVITCAAIREYDHLLLEDKTPNRMMETKELFDWVLKQRCLEKTSFMLFLNKFDIFERKIQKVSLTVCEWFKDYEPIAPGKVQDVEHPYEFVKKKFEEVFKSSKHDHIDRVFKIYKTMALDRKLLKKTFRLIDKSMRRSKEGNRSVIDHSVLKFKWNFSH from the exons ATGGCGACTCCACAAAGACTGCTCCGCTCTCCAGAACCCTCAACCACGTGCTCTCCGACCACCACTCCCTCCTCCGCTCCAACTTCGCTGCATCGCTGCGCTCCACATCACCATGCCAACGAT ACTGAAGTTAAGCGGGCAGTTTGTCTCTCTGTGCACACCCCATGGAGAGACAAAATAGGCGGAGAGGTGTACAGGCTGTACGACGTAGGGGGTCAAAGAAGTGAGAGGAGGAAGTGGATTCATCTCTTTGAAGGTGTTAACGTCGTTATAACTTGTGCAGCCATTAGAGA GTACGATCATTTGTTACTTGAGGACAAGACGCCGAACAGAATGATGGAGACCAAGGAGCTGTTCGACTGGGTGTTAAAGCAAAGATGTTTGGAG AAAACATCATTCATGCTGTTCCTCAACAAATTCGACATATTCGAGAGGAAAATACAAAAG GTCTCTTTGACCGTGTGCGAGTGGTTTAAAGACTATGAGCCGATTGCGCCTGGCAAAGTACAGGATGTGGAACATCCCTATGA gtttgtgaagAAGAAGTTTGAGGAGGTCTTCAAGAGCAGCAAGCACGACCATATTGACCGGGTGTTCAAGATCTATAAAACGATGGCGTTGGACCGGAAACTTTTAAAGAAGACGTTCAGGCTGATCGACAAGAGCATGAGACGCTCAAAGGAGGGAAACAGGAGCGTGATTGATCATTCTGTGCTTAAATTTAAGTGGAACTTTTCTCACTAA